In Porites lutea chromosome 9, jaPorLute2.1, whole genome shotgun sequence, a single window of DNA contains:
- the LOC140948643 gene encoding uncharacterized protein, producing the protein MSKQKGNKEFKVAIYANEYKQICAWVLKNEVLETGGDLFGLWSSDQTAVVQLVLGPGKDCRRAEHSFYQDVDYLEKVGSHLIEKEGVCHIGEWHSHHTIGLNRPSSGDEGTVWRNMPRYGLRRFLLFIANIEQQSAVSIGCFLFEFDGETNRKLPVMQGTFHLLPNESPFRSKCLNVLRKGSEDMNSDEEVSLLQEKSAEETERDVKRPGFAVRARMSEQRDDEQFKVVIYANEYRQICAWVLQHGYLETGGDLFGLWKDDHTAVVQLVLGPGKNCQRASASFYQDVDYLEKAGSQLIKKEGVCHIGEWHSHHKIGLKQPSGGDRGTVWRNMPKYGLNRFVLFIANIETQDNSAASVGCFLFERGTADQSQRMTQGQFHLLPNESPLREKFQTDLKEGSETINGKEEISRITADQSVESSQLSIRPVMCRKKRLISQMKDEPTPNENIAGNTSWIYELTRRCPFCTVL; encoded by the exons ATGTCTAAAcagaaaggaaacaaagaatTTAAAGTGGCAATATATGCCAATGAGTACAAACAAATATGTGCCTGGGTTTTAAAGAACGAAGTTCTTGAGACAGGTGGTGATTTGTTCGGTTTGTGGTCCAGTGACCAGACCGCTGTAGTACAGCTTGTACTGGGTCCAGGGAAAGACTGCAGACGTGCGGAGCACTCATTCTACCAAGACGTGGATTATCTTGAAAAGGTTGGTTCCCATTTGATCGAGAAGGAAGGAGTTTGTCACATTGGAGAATGGCACTCACACCACACGATCGGTCTCAATCGACCGAGCAGTGGAGACGAAGGAACAGTATGGAGAAACATGCCTCGTTACGGCCTGCGCCGCTTCCTGTTATTCATTGCCAACATAGAACAGCAAAGTGCAGTCAGCATCGGATGCTTTCTGTTTGAATTCGATGGAGAAACTAACCGGAAGTTACCTGTAATGCAAGGAACGTTTCACCTGTTGCCAAATGAAAGTCCCTTCCGTTCAAAGTGTTTAAACGTTTTAAGGAAAGGTTCTGAGGACATGAACAGTGATGAGGAAGTGTCTCTTCTTCAAGAAAAATCAGCCGAAGAAACGGAGAGAGACGTGAAGCGACCGGGATTTGCGGT AAGAGCCAGAATGTCCGAACAAAGAGACGACGAACAATTTAAAGTGGTGATATATGCCAATGAGTACAGACAAATATGCGCATGGGTTTTACAGCACGGATACCTTGAGACTGGTGGCGATTTGTTCGGTCTGTGGAAAGACGACCACACTGCTGTGGTTCAGCTTGTACTGGGTCCTGGGAAAAACTGTCAAAGGGCATCCGCCTCCTTCTACCAAGACGTGGATTACCTAGAAAAGGCTGGATCACAACTGATTAAAAAGGAAGGGGTTTGCCACATTGGCGAGTGGCATTCCCATCACAAAATTGGTCTCAAGCAACCTAGTGGCGGCGATAGAGGAACAGTCTGGAGAAACATGCCTAAGTACGGCCTCAATCGCTTTGTCTTATTCATTGCCAACATTGAGACGCAAGACAACTCTGCAGCTAGTGTAGGTTGCTTTTTGTTTGAAAGGGGAACTGCCGATCAGAGTCAGCGTATGACACAAGGACAATTTCACCTGTTACCAAATGAGAGTCCTCTCCGTGAAAAATTCCAAACAGATTTGAAAGAAGGTTCTGAGACCATTAACGGAAAAGAAGAGATATCTCGCATTACTGCAGACCAGTCAGTCGAGTCGAGTCAGCTCTCGATTCGGCCGGTTATGTGCCGGAAGAAACGCCTCATATCTCAAATGAAAGACGAGCCGACACCGAATGAAAATATAGCTGGTAATACTTCATGGATATACGAATTGACACGTCGCTGCCCTTTCTGCACAGTGCTATAG